Proteins encoded within one genomic window of Paraglaciecola psychrophila 170:
- a CDS encoding DUF3192 domain-containing protein: protein MNKKVVKRIGIGVGLYAAFVMAVITFYPDTPKDMDWKDREEYNKIQISKLELGLQKKQVIELLGSPDITEAKRNDDKELQVMFYRTQHRQADGITTEDECTALFFENNELIAWGDSAYQSYVDG from the coding sequence ATGAACAAAAAAGTAGTTAAAAGAATAGGTATTGGTGTTGGTTTGTACGCTGCTTTTGTTATGGCAGTCATTACATTTTACCCAGATACGCCCAAAGATATGGACTGGAAAGACCGTGAAGAATACAATAAAATTCAGATATCTAAGCTAGAATTAGGACTTCAGAAAAAACAGGTAATAGAGTTGTTAGGTAGCCCAGATATAACCGAAGCTAAACGCAACGATGATAAAGAACTACAAGTGATGTTTTATCGTACTCAGCACAGACAAGCCGACGGAATCACCACAGAAGACGAATGCACCGCACTATTTTTTGAGAACAACGAGCTTATTGCTTGGGGTGATAGTGCATATCAATCCTATGTTGATGGTTAA
- the ppnN gene encoding nucleotide 5'-monophosphate nucleosidase PpnN has product MHKIQLNPMGAMSQLSHLEVNLLSESTDKDLYKLFRNCCLAVLYSGAEIDNSDNIFSPHHDFAVNLLSRERGVKVELVNPPPHAFVDGKLIKGVHEHIFSVLRDLLHMGAKYSAQALRVTPDADYITHSVFDMLRHAQTIKNTAELNMVVCWGGHSIGTVEYKYTKEVGYQLGLRELNICTGCGPGAMKGPMKGATIGHAKQRYKNGRYLGLTEPGIIAAEPPNAIVNELVIMPDIEKRLEAFIRLSHAIVIFPGGAGTAEELLYLIGIMLDNKNKEQVLPIILTGPEQSKAYFESIDYFIGEALGPEAQKLYEIVVGDAAKVARIIKQKQSLVRDYRKQTGDSYDFNWSLKIAAEFQSPFMPNHSSMAQLNLHFDQPKTELAAALRQVFSGIVAGNVKSEGVALIKEHGPFQLKGDPKLMQMMDALLESFVEQQRMKLPGSKYMPCYQITE; this is encoded by the coding sequence ATGCACAAAATTCAACTTAATCCTATGGGCGCAATGAGCCAATTGTCTCACCTAGAAGTTAACTTACTTAGCGAATCTACAGATAAAGACTTATACAAATTGTTTCGAAACTGCTGTTTAGCTGTTTTGTATAGCGGTGCTGAAATAGATAATTCTGACAATATATTCTCCCCACATCACGATTTTGCAGTCAACTTACTCAGCCGAGAGAGAGGCGTAAAAGTAGAGCTGGTTAACCCTCCCCCTCATGCATTTGTGGATGGCAAGTTAATAAAAGGGGTGCATGAACACATCTTTTCTGTGCTGCGTGATTTACTGCATATGGGTGCGAAGTATTCAGCCCAAGCTTTACGAGTGACACCTGATGCTGATTACATTACACATAGTGTATTTGACATGTTGCGCCACGCACAAACCATAAAAAACACTGCAGAATTAAATATGGTGGTCTGTTGGGGTGGGCACTCAATCGGTACTGTTGAATACAAATATACAAAAGAAGTTGGCTATCAGCTTGGCTTGAGAGAACTCAACATCTGCACTGGCTGTGGCCCTGGAGCAATGAAAGGTCCAATGAAAGGTGCCACCATCGGACATGCCAAACAACGTTATAAAAATGGCCGTTACTTAGGCTTAACCGAGCCAGGGATCATTGCCGCCGAACCACCTAATGCGATAGTAAATGAACTGGTAATAATGCCAGATATCGAAAAACGCTTAGAAGCTTTTATTCGCTTATCGCATGCGATCGTTATCTTTCCAGGAGGAGCAGGCACGGCAGAAGAATTACTGTATCTAATTGGCATTATGTTAGACAACAAAAACAAAGAACAAGTATTGCCTATCATTCTCACCGGACCAGAACAAAGTAAAGCCTACTTTGAATCCATCGATTATTTTATTGGTGAGGCTTTGGGTCCTGAAGCACAGAAGCTATATGAAATAGTAGTAGGCGATGCGGCAAAAGTGGCGCGAATAATCAAGCAAAAACAAAGTCTAGTCAGAGACTATCGCAAACAAACTGGCGATTCATATGATTTTAATTGGTCCCTAAAAATAGCGGCCGAATTTCAGAGCCCTTTTATGCCGAATCATAGCAGCATGGCACAGCTAAATTTACATTTTGACCAACCTAAAACTGAACTTGCAGCAGCATTAAGACAAGTATTCTCTGGAATAGTCGCGGGGAATGTAAAGTCAGAGGGTGTGGCTTTGATAAAAGAACACGGTCCTTTTCAACTGAAAGGCGATCCAAAATTAATGCAAATGATGGACGCTTTGTTAGAGTCTTTTGTTGAACAACAAAGAATGAAACTTCCTGGAAGCAAATATATGCCCTGCTATCAAATCACTGAATAG
- the queF gene encoding NADPH-dependent 7-cyano-7-deazaguanine reductase QueF (Catalyzes the NADPH-dependent reduction of 7-cyano-7-deazaguanine (preQ0) to 7-aminomethyl-7-deazaguanine (preQ1) in queuosine biosynthesis), whose protein sequence is MSEKIDKHTMLAGLSLGKATEYREIYAPDLLQAVPRSMNRVELNLTAELPFSGTDRWNGYELSWLNSKGKPLVAIMRCEVPVSSPNLIESKSFKLYLNSFNQSHFDCIESVVETLTADLSHCAGEKVKVMLFKPAEFAHMQISSFDAVSIDDQDIEVKDYQLAPSILHASGEQVEESLTSDLLKSNCLITNQPDWGSVFVRYQGQQINHEGLLRYLISFRQHNEFHEQCVERIFCDIMAHCKPNKLSVYARYTRRGGLDINPFRSNFEQIYPEVRLARQ, encoded by the coding sequence GTGAGCGAAAAAATTGATAAACACACTATGCTTGCTGGATTAAGTTTAGGCAAAGCGACTGAGTACAGAGAAATATACGCCCCAGACTTACTGCAAGCGGTTCCTAGAAGTATGAACAGAGTCGAGCTAAATTTGACGGCTGAACTGCCTTTCTCTGGAACTGATCGATGGAATGGCTATGAATTATCTTGGTTAAATTCCAAAGGTAAACCTCTTGTAGCCATTATGCGCTGTGAAGTGCCGGTCTCGTCGCCAAATTTAATCGAGTCAAAGTCATTTAAATTATATTTAAATAGTTTTAATCAAAGCCATTTTGACTGCATTGAATCTGTTGTCGAAACCTTAACAGCAGACTTATCTCATTGCGCGGGAGAGAAGGTCAAGGTGATGCTATTCAAACCAGCAGAATTTGCCCACATGCAAATTTCTAGCTTCGATGCGGTGTCTATCGACGATCAGGATATTGAAGTAAAAGACTATCAACTTGCCCCCTCTATTTTACATGCCAGCGGTGAACAGGTTGAAGAAAGTCTCACCAGTGATTTGCTTAAATCAAATTGTCTGATAACCAATCAACCAGATTGGGGCAGTGTTTTTGTTCGTTATCAAGGCCAACAAATAAACCACGAAGGGTTATTGCGATACCTTATATCGTTTAGACAACATAATGAATTTCATGAACAATGTGTGGAACGTATATTTTGTGACATTATGGCTCATTGTAAACCCAATAAGTTAAGCGTCTACGCCAGATATACCCGACGTGGAGGCCTCGATATTAATCCGTTTAGGAGTAACTTCGAACAAATATATCCAGAAGTTAGACTGGCAAGACAATAA
- the syd gene encoding SecY-interacting protein, with amino-acid sequence MLMSEQVTAALGEFVKKYLIAAKKHPEMLMAEYDNEWPSDCYTASGNTGDSVTWQPVKRSGEINFNDLENALDMKIHQDVISFYSAYWSDNLSAETNKGYLQLLQPWNQHDFERLQQNLVGHILMKRRLKQPETLFVALTDEDDFILTVDNSSGEVMLEQVGLLPKEVVAANLADFIHSLQPCVTKT; translated from the coding sequence ATGTTAATGAGTGAACAAGTAACCGCTGCGTTAGGCGAATTTGTCAAAAAGTATTTGATTGCAGCTAAAAAACATCCAGAAATGTTAATGGCCGAGTATGACAACGAATGGCCATCAGACTGCTATACAGCTTCAGGCAATACCGGTGATAGCGTTACTTGGCAGCCTGTTAAACGTTCTGGGGAAATTAACTTCAATGATTTAGAAAATGCTTTAGATATGAAGATCCATCAAGATGTTATCAGCTTTTATTCTGCATATTGGAGCGATAATTTAAGTGCTGAAACCAACAAAGGTTATTTGCAACTGCTGCAGCCATGGAATCAGCACGATTTTGAACGATTACAGCAAAACTTAGTTGGACACATACTAATGAAAAGAAGGTTGAAGCAGCCTGAAACACTTTTTGTTGCGTTAACGGATGAAGACGATTTCATCCTAACAGTGGATAACTCCAGTGGCGAAGTAATGCTTGAGCAAGTCGGTCTATTGCCAAAAGAAGTGGTCGCAGCAAATTTAGCAGACTTCATTCATTCTTTACAGCCATGTGTTACCAAGACTTAA
- a CDS encoding DUF3192 domain-containing protein: protein MNKLAVAALLGLSLGLSGCVISVDGDGKYGHHSDWKDKEHKNRKYISRLHQGTGYEEILNRMGIADFNELHSKGDDTYQVLYFRTQRIDEDGVTTKNECTPLVFKNSVLVGWGESAYDAISD, encoded by the coding sequence ATGAACAAGTTAGCAGTGGCCGCATTATTGGGATTATCACTAGGATTGAGTGGGTGTGTTATTTCTGTCGATGGTGATGGCAAATATGGTCACCATTCTGACTGGAAAGATAAAGAGCATAAAAACCGTAAATATATTTCACGATTACACCAAGGTACCGGTTATGAAGAAATTTTAAATCGTATGGGCATCGCAGATTTTAATGAGCTTCATTCAAAAGGAGATGATACTTATCAGGTGTTATACTTCCGAACACAGCGTATCGATGAAGATGGCGTTACTACAAAAAACGAATGTACACCTCTGGTGTTTAAAAATAGCGTACTGGTAGGTTGGGGCGAAAGCGCCTATGACGCGATCAGTGATTAG
- a CDS encoding DUF3301 domain-containing protein, whose protein sequence is MNLFDLILLIGICLLAAMFWRFRAISEALKTQLDAYCERQQLQLISAARVKTRIGSYRGKLDFHSDFVFEFSGNGEDSCQGEVKMIGLKVQSIDTPAYRVE, encoded by the coding sequence ATGAACCTATTTGATTTAATCTTACTTATTGGCATATGTTTGCTGGCAGCAATGTTTTGGCGTTTTCGAGCAATTTCAGAAGCTCTAAAAACCCAGTTGGATGCTTACTGTGAAAGACAACAGTTGCAGCTTATTAGCGCCGCAAGAGTAAAAACACGCATCGGAAGTTATCGAGGTAAACTTGATTTTCACAGTGACTTTGTTTTTGAGTTTTCGGGTAATGGCGAAGATAGCTGCCAAGGTGAAGTGAAGATGATTGGTCTAAAAGTACAAAGTATCGATACACCGGCTTATCGAGTTGAATAA
- a CDS encoding DUF3549 family protein, whose amino-acid sequence MSQINTISEFLLQAGTDYRVFDIARGIRPLASQLFLDIESATVPAPYPRQQHAWFGIVFFNNKMSNERYIWFVKLPIDEQGLVIGAARQQFLQTVIEALGQTLDKQNNINNQLPENPFTFVPNQQQLADFNSISRIELEMPLSEHLNLAEQYLTEPERHDWRAVPLQGISDFTASLPQHKGKRLLLKQFSTLAPDMQYALCASLENHQIDEDISALLINWYQQDIKDEKRLHSVLRGLCQSQAKTHVSSFISSLLDSAHGRTSAVLMLIAARHWQYLKESTTLTIYVELLAVCEDDTFIGLYSDLAQIPEIREAMLGVLRWPEKSPQLTQAIAQLFGQNTP is encoded by the coding sequence ATGAGTCAGATCAATACTATCAGCGAATTTTTACTCCAAGCTGGCACCGATTATCGAGTTTTCGATATTGCTCGCGGTATCAGGCCGCTTGCATCGCAACTTTTTTTAGACATTGAAAGTGCTACCGTGCCAGCTCCTTATCCTAGGCAGCAGCATGCTTGGTTTGGTATTGTCTTTTTTAATAACAAAATGAGTAACGAGCGCTATATTTGGTTTGTGAAATTACCCATAGATGAGCAAGGGTTGGTAATCGGTGCGGCAAGACAACAGTTTTTGCAGACAGTAATAGAAGCTTTGGGGCAAACCCTAGACAAGCAAAATAATATAAATAATCAACTACCTGAAAACCCTTTTACTTTTGTTCCTAACCAGCAACAACTGGCTGATTTTAATAGTATTAGTCGGATTGAATTAGAAATGCCTCTATCCGAGCACTTAAATTTAGCGGAGCAATATTTGACAGAGCCTGAACGCCACGATTGGCGAGCTGTACCTCTGCAAGGCATATCCGACTTCACAGCGTCTTTGCCACAACACAAGGGTAAACGTTTGCTGTTAAAGCAATTTTCAACTCTCGCCCCAGACATGCAGTATGCATTGTGTGCATCCTTAGAGAATCATCAGATAGACGAAGATATTAGTGCTTTACTAATAAATTGGTACCAACAAGATATAAAGGATGAAAAAAGACTACACAGTGTGCTTCGAGGTCTGTGTCAAAGCCAAGCTAAGACACACGTTAGCTCGTTTATATCCTCATTACTCGATTCTGCACATGGGCGCACGAGTGCCGTGCTCATGCTAATTGCAGCAAGACACTGGCAATATCTAAAAGAATCAACAACGCTCACCATTTATGTCGAACTGTTAGCTGTTTGCGAAGACGACACATTTATTGGCTTGTATTCTGACTTAGCACAAATACCAGAAATAAGGGAAGCCATGTTAGGAGTTTTACGCTGGCCTGAAAAGAGCCCACAGCTCACTCAGGCTATTGCTCAGCTATTTGGGCAAAATACACCATGA
- a CDS encoding YqcC family protein — MTRSHKEVEILILKLEQSLREAMLWSSFAPSVEALQSKLPFALDTMLFEQWLQFVFIPKMTEIVNTQGILPQNMHLLPMAEQCFGAADNQSAHMQVIKQIDLIFAIS; from the coding sequence ATGACACGTAGTCATAAAGAAGTCGAAATTCTGATTCTAAAACTAGAACAAAGTCTACGTGAGGCGATGTTATGGTCGAGCTTTGCGCCATCAGTTGAAGCCCTTCAAAGTAAGCTACCTTTCGCTTTAGATACTATGTTATTCGAGCAGTGGTTGCAGTTTGTTTTTATTCCAAAAATGACTGAAATTGTAAATACTCAAGGTATATTGCCACAAAACATGCATTTGTTGCCAATGGCAGAACAATGCTTTGGTGCTGCGGACAATCAGTCTGCTCATATGCAAGTGATTAAACAAATTGATCTGATTTTTGCCATTTCATAA